The Populus nigra chromosome 14, ddPopNigr1.1, whole genome shotgun sequence genome has a segment encoding these proteins:
- the LOC133672386 gene encoding small RNA degrading nuclease 3-like isoform X2 produces the protein MDKNLLANRVAAASDKVLAEVVKLTQKQGRRGSQGSWKQFLNVYEKKFGSGFSDPARRSRDSLVAFLQTFTDEDGLKFVDNVLRSLSNCEMLKETMKESLENESPEQRLVRSTLEHPLYLSKYALPSYEKGWAVTKVRKKPKLLRYNKMLAVDCEMVLCKDGTDALVRVCVVDADLKVKLDELVNPCKPVEDYRTEITGVTAEVLDGASCSFADIQISMKKLLSRGTILVGHSLYNDLQALKIDHARVIDTSFIFKSSDGRSPSLNNLCKSVLGYELRKAGDPHNCLDDACAAMKLVLAKIERGVDNYIPLIQPDVKDASYNVPEIEMAKLLLHKIPVTVPREKLRRLFPANYTIEIKTHKVIQGVGYSVLAIFKNPEEACQAFENLIGSLEKDTSGRPQKLVALQLDTGGSAGIRVRKMTHDSHVSQKKRSFEGEDSSDPKKPKIDQCEDHVKEIERLKQELKKQELNQCDDHLKEIERLKQEIKTKDFEITAQDKIITELKRKLEEMKKKKNKER, from the exons ATGGACAAAAACCTCCTCGCCAACAGAGTAGCCGCCGCGTCGGATAAG GTGCTTGCTGAAGTGGTGAAGTTAACTCAAAAGCAAGGAAGGAGAGGTAGTCAAGGAAGCTGGAAGCAGTTTTTAAATGTTTATGAGAAGAAGTTTGGGTCTGGCTTTAGTGATCCGGCGAGAAGGTCACGCGATTCACTCGTTGCGTTTCTTCAAACTTTTACTGATGAGGATGGCCTGAAG TTTGTTGATAATGTGCTTCGGTCGCTTTCGAATTGTGAGATGTTGAAAGAAACTATGAAAGAATCTCTGGAAAATGAATCACCTGAACAG AGGCTGGTTCGTTCAACTCTTGAACATCCACTTTACCTGTCAAAGTATGCACTTCCATCGTATGAGAAG GGATGGGCAGTAACGAAGGTCCGGAAAAAGCCCAAGCTGCTAAGATATAATAAAATGCTTGCTGTTGATTGTGAGATGGTTCTCTGTAAAGATGGTACCGATGCTTTAGTGAGGGTGTGTGTGGTGGATGCGGATTTAAAG GTAAAACTTGATGAATTAGTGAATCCATGCAAACCAGTTGAAGATTATAGAACTGAGATTACTGGAGTTACTGCTGAAGTTTTGGATGGAGCGTCTTGTTCATTTGCAGATATACAG ATATCCATGAAGAAGTTATTATCGAGGGGAACTATTTTAGTGGGCCATAGTTTATATAATGACCTACAAG CACTAAAGATAGACCATGCAAGAGTGATTGATACgtcatttattttcaaaagttcagATGGACGTTCACCTTCCTTAAATAATTTgtgtaag TCTGTGCTGGGCTATGAACTTCGCAAAGCAGGTGATCCACACAACTGCTTAGATGATGCATGTGCTGCAATGAAACTTGTTCTTGCTAAGATCGAGCGTGGAGTTGATAATTACATTCCATTGATTCAACCAGATGTGAAAGATGCAAGTTACAAT GTTCCAGAAATAGAAATGGCAAAGCTACTTCTCCACAAAATACCAGTTACTGTCCCTCGAGAAAAATTACGTAGACTGTTCCCTGCAAACTATACAATTGAAATCAAG ACACATAAGGTGATTCAGGGAGTGGGATATTCTGTGCTTGCCATCTTTAAGAATCCAGAAGAGGCATGCCAAGCATTTGAAAATTTGATTGGCAGCCTAGAAAAG GACACGTCTGGCCGGCCACAAAAACTAGTAGCACTTCAACTTGACACAGGAGGATCTGCTGGCATACGGGTTCGCAAAATGACACATGATAGCCATGTTTCACAGAAAAAGAGATCTTTTGAGGGTGAGGATTCAAGCGATCCCAAGAAACCAAAGATAGACCAGTGTGAGGATCACGTGAAAGAGATTGAAAGATTGAAGCAAGAACTGAAGAAACAGGAGTTAAATCAGTGTGATGACCACTTGAAAGAGATTGAAAGACTGaagcaagaaataaaaacaaaggatTTTGAAATCACCGCCCAGGATAAGATCATAACCGAACTGAAAAGGAAATTggaagaaatgaaaaagaaaaagaacaaggaACGCTAA
- the LOC133672386 gene encoding small RNA degrading nuclease 3-like isoform X3, whose translation MDKNLLANRVAAASDKVLAEVVKLTQKQGRRGSQGSWKQFLNVYEKKFGSGFSDPARRSRDSLVAFLQTFTDEDGLKFVDNVLRSLSNCEMLKETMKESLENESPEQRLVRSTLEHPLYLSKYALPSYEKQGWAVTKVRKKPKLLRYNKMLAVDCEMVLCKDGTDALVRVCVVDADLKVKLDELVNPCKPVEDYRTEITGVTAEVLDGASCSFADIQISMKKLLSRGTILVGHSLYNDLQALKIDHARVIDTSFIFKSSDGRSPSLNNLCKSVLGYELRKAGDPHNCLDDACAAMKLVLAKIERGVDNYIPLIQPDVKDVPEIEMAKLLLHKIPVTVPREKLRRLFPANYTIEIKTHKVIQGVGYSVLAIFKNPEEACQAFENLIGSLEKDTSGRPQKLVALQLDTGGSAGIRVRKMTHDSHVSQKKRSFEGEDSSDPKKPKIDQCEDHVKEIERLKQELKKQELNQCDDHLKEIERLKQEIKTKDFEITAQDKIITELKRKLEEMKKKKNKER comes from the exons ATGGACAAAAACCTCCTCGCCAACAGAGTAGCCGCCGCGTCGGATAAG GTGCTTGCTGAAGTGGTGAAGTTAACTCAAAAGCAAGGAAGGAGAGGTAGTCAAGGAAGCTGGAAGCAGTTTTTAAATGTTTATGAGAAGAAGTTTGGGTCTGGCTTTAGTGATCCGGCGAGAAGGTCACGCGATTCACTCGTTGCGTTTCTTCAAACTTTTACTGATGAGGATGGCCTGAAG TTTGTTGATAATGTGCTTCGGTCGCTTTCGAATTGTGAGATGTTGAAAGAAACTATGAAAGAATCTCTGGAAAATGAATCACCTGAACAG AGGCTGGTTCGTTCAACTCTTGAACATCCACTTTACCTGTCAAAGTATGCACTTCCATCGTATGAGAAG CAGGGATGGGCAGTAACGAAGGTCCGGAAAAAGCCCAAGCTGCTAAGATATAATAAAATGCTTGCTGTTGATTGTGAGATGGTTCTCTGTAAAGATGGTACCGATGCTTTAGTGAGGGTGTGTGTGGTGGATGCGGATTTAAAG GTAAAACTTGATGAATTAGTGAATCCATGCAAACCAGTTGAAGATTATAGAACTGAGATTACTGGAGTTACTGCTGAAGTTTTGGATGGAGCGTCTTGTTCATTTGCAGATATACAG ATATCCATGAAGAAGTTATTATCGAGGGGAACTATTTTAGTGGGCCATAGTTTATATAATGACCTACAAG CACTAAAGATAGACCATGCAAGAGTGATTGATACgtcatttattttcaaaagttcagATGGACGTTCACCTTCCTTAAATAATTTgtgtaag TCTGTGCTGGGCTATGAACTTCGCAAAGCAGGTGATCCACACAACTGCTTAGATGATGCATGTGCTGCAATGAAACTTGTTCTTGCTAAGATCGAGCGTGGAGTTGATAATTACATTCCATTGATTCAACCAGATGTGAAAGAT GTTCCAGAAATAGAAATGGCAAAGCTACTTCTCCACAAAATACCAGTTACTGTCCCTCGAGAAAAATTACGTAGACTGTTCCCTGCAAACTATACAATTGAAATCAAG ACACATAAGGTGATTCAGGGAGTGGGATATTCTGTGCTTGCCATCTTTAAGAATCCAGAAGAGGCATGCCAAGCATTTGAAAATTTGATTGGCAGCCTAGAAAAG GACACGTCTGGCCGGCCACAAAAACTAGTAGCACTTCAACTTGACACAGGAGGATCTGCTGGCATACGGGTTCGCAAAATGACACATGATAGCCATGTTTCACAGAAAAAGAGATCTTTTGAGGGTGAGGATTCAAGCGATCCCAAGAAACCAAAGATAGACCAGTGTGAGGATCACGTGAAAGAGATTGAAAGATTGAAGCAAGAACTGAAGAAACAGGAGTTAAATCAGTGTGATGACCACTTGAAAGAGATTGAAAGACTGaagcaagaaataaaaacaaaggatTTTGAAATCACCGCCCAGGATAAGATCATAACCGAACTGAAAAGGAAATTggaagaaatgaaaaagaaaaagaacaaggaACGCTAA
- the LOC133672450 gene encoding protein RER1A-like, with amino-acid sequence MEAGQPSGTLSVDDLSSLSSTPATTISRWSFVVSQRFQHFLDKTVPYILYRWIACLIVVLIYVIRVYLVQGFYIITYGLGIYLLNLLIGFLSPQIDPEIHDGPSLPTRGSDEFRPFVRRLLEFKFWYSITKAFCIAFVMTFFSVFDVPVFWPILLTYWVVLFVLTMRRQISHMIKYRYVPFSTGKQRYDGKKAPSTDSAL; translated from the exons ATGGAAGCCGGGCAGCCAAGCGGGACTCTTTCAGTAGACGATCTGTCCTCTCTATCATCAACCCCAGCAACCACTATCTCACGCTGGTCCTTCGTCGTCTCACAGCGGTTCCAACACTTTCTTGACAAAACGGTCCCCTACATCCTCTACCGTTGGATCGCATGCTTAATCGTGGTCTTGATCTATGTAATCCGCGTCTACCTTGTTCAAGGTTTCTACATAATCACTTACGGTCTTGGTATATACTTGCTTAATCTCTTGATTGGATTCCTGTCTCCCCAAATTGACCCCGAGATCCATGACGGGCCCTCTCTTCCTACTCGTGGATCCGACGAGTTTCGCCCCTTCGTCCGCCGGTTACTGGAATTCAAGTTCTG GTATTCGATTACCAAGGCGTTTTGTATTGCCTTTGTAATGACATTTTTCAGTGTGTTTGATGTGCCTGTGTTCTGGCCTATATTACTTACCTACTGGGTCGTGCTTTTCGTTCTTACTATGAGGAGACAGATTTCGCATATGATCAAGTATAGATATGTTCCATTCTCTACCGGTAAACAG CGATATGATGGAAAGAAGGCACCTTCGACTGACAGTGCATTATGA
- the LOC133672385 gene encoding phosphatidylinositol 3,4,5-trisphosphate 3-phosphatase and protein-tyrosine-phosphatase PTEN2A-like isoform X1: protein MDPDPSTQPPVVESSNKDSRNLEQHSMAAAIRNHSSSSNSETEGFGISAFSRFTSGFGSLLPNTEESSQGNTTSTQSGVFESFTKGLVDSSRNAVKAMQVKARHVVSQNKRRYQEGGFDLDMAYVTENIIAMGFPAGDISSGLFGFFEGFYRNHMEEVIKFFETHHKGKYKVYNLCSERLYDASRFGGKVACFPFDDHNCPPLQLITSFCQSAYSWLKEDIQNVVVVHCKAGMGRTGLMICSLLLFLKFFPTAEEAIEYFNQKRCVDGKALVLPSQIRYVKYFERILTYFNGENQPERRCMLRGFRLHQCPYWIRPSITISNNSGILFSTRNHPKTKDLMPEDFWIRAPKKKMVVFALPMELGLTELAGDFKIHFHDRQGDFYCWLNTTMTENRKILNGSDLDGFDKRKLPSPGFQVEVVMVDYDGTLPARSEVDSACKGSDVTSSGHVAATDGGVAGHSNRSDIAENDDVFSDSEGEETGVSKSKQAQAASGIGLAHPDHASNTTTEQMRNLTQAAEQLSLRSHEPSQINASKEPTAGGAGNPAPGIEIRHLDSGGASDIKAIAADASVFTFGDEDYETTAYCLKSLLLTSVSITQLC from the exons ATGGATCCTGACCCATCTACTCAACCTCCTGTTGTTGAATCTTCTAACAAAGACTCTCGTAATCTGGAACAACATTCTATGGCTGCGGCCATCCGAAATCATAGTTCGAGTTCGAATTCGGAGACTGAAGGTTTTGGAATTTCTGCATTTTCTCGTTTTACCAGTGGCTTTGGATCGCTGCTTCCTAATACCGAGGAGAGTAGTCAAGGCAACACAACATCTACGCAAAGTGGTGTTTTTGAATCATTCACTAAAGGTTTGGTTGATTCGTCTCGAAATGCTGTGAAGGCCATGCAGGTCAAGGCGCGCCATGTTGTTTCTCAAAATAAACGGAGATACCAG GAGGGAGGATTCGATTTGGATATGGCTTATGTCACTGAGAACATAATTGCTATGGGTTTTCCTGCTGGTGATATAAGCTCTGGACTTTTTGGATTCTTTGAG GGATTCTATCGAAATCACATGGAAGAAGTGATAAAGTTTTTTGAGACCCATCATAAG GGAAAGTACAAGGTATACAATCTTTGTTCAGAGAGATTGTATGATGCATCACGATTTGGAGGAAAG GTAGCGTGCTTCCCATTTGATGACCATAATTGCCCTCCTCTTCAACTAATAACATCATTTTGTCAAAGTGCATACTCCTGGTTGAAAGAAGACATTCAAAATGTGGTGGTTGTTCATTGTAAAGCTGGAATGGGCAGGACAGGTTTAATGATATGTAGCCTTCTCCTTTTCCTTAAG TTCTTCCCAACTGCTGAGGAGGCCATTGAATACTTCAACCAGAAAAGATGTGTGGATGGGAAGGCTCTAGTTCTTCCAAGTCAGATT AGGTATGTCAAATACTTCGAGCGGATCTTAACATATTTCAATGGAGAAAATCAGCCCGAACGAAG GTGCATGCTTAGGGGATTCCGGCTTCACCAATGTCCGTATTGGATAAGGCCCTCTATTACTATCTCTAACAACAGTG GGATTCTGTTCTCAACCAGAAACCATCCAAAAACCAAGGATTTAATG CCAGAAGATTTCTGGATCCGTGCACCTAAGAAAAAGATGGTAGTTTTTGCTCTACCAATGGAGCTAGGTCTAACAGAGCTGGCCGGGGACTTTAAGATCCATTTTCATGATCGCCAAGGAGATTTCTACTG TTGGTTAAATACTACGATGACAGAgaatagaaaaattttaaatggctCTGATCTTGATGGTTTTGACAAG AGAAAACTGCCTTCTCCAGGTTTCCAGGTTGAAGTTGTGATGGTAGACTATGATGGAACTTTACCTGCAAGGTCTGAAGTTGATTCGGCCTGCAAGGGATCTGATGTTACTAGCTCAGGTCATGTTGCAGCCACAGATGGTGGAGTTGCAGGCCATTCCAACAGAAGTGACATAGCTGAGAATGATGATGTATTCTCAGACAGTGAGGGAGAGGAAACTGGGGTTTCAAAGAGCAAGCAAGCTCAAGCTGCTTCTGGAATTGGACTTGCTCATCCCGATCATGCATCTAACACCACAACAGAACAAATGAGGAACTTAACACAAGCAGCTGAGCAACTGTCACTCAGAAGTCATGAACCTTCACAGATAAATGCTTCTAAGGAACCAACTGCCGGCGGGGCTGGGAACCCTGCCCCTGGCATCGAGATCCGTCACCTGGACTCTGGAGGAGCCAGTGACATCAAAGCAATTGCTGCTGATGCATCTGTTTTCACTTTCGGAGATGAAGACTATGAAA CAACAGCATATTGCCTCAAATCTCTCCTTTTGACTTCTGTTTCCATTACTCAATTATGTTGA
- the LOC133672385 gene encoding phosphatidylinositol 3,4,5-trisphosphate 3-phosphatase and protein-tyrosine-phosphatase PTEN2A-like isoform X2 has protein sequence MDPDPSTQPPVVESSNKDSRNLEQHSMAAAIRNHSSSSNSETEGFGISAFSRFTSGFGSLLPNTEESSQGNTTSTQSGVFESFTKGLVDSSRNAVKAMQVKARHVVSQNKRRYQEGGFDLDMAYVTENIIAMGFPAGDISSGLFGFFEGFYRNHMEEVIKFFETHHKGKYKVYNLCSERLYDASRFGGKVACFPFDDHNCPPLQLITSFCQSAYSWLKEDIQNVVVVHCKAGMGRTGLMICSLLLFLKFFPTAEEAIEYFNQKRCVDGKALVLPSQIRYVKYFERILTYFNGENQPERRCMLRGFRLHQCPYWIRPSITISNNSGILFSTRNHPKTKDLMPEDFWIRAPKKKMVVFALPMELGLTELAGDFKIHFHDRQGDFYCWLNTTMTENRKILNGSDLDGFDKRKLPSPGFQVEVVMVDYDGTLPARSEVDSACKGSDVTSSGHVAATDGGVAGHSNRSDIAENDDVFSDSEGEETGVSKSKQAQAASGIGLAHPDHASNTTTEQMRNLTQAAEQLSLRSHEPSQINASKEPTAGGAGNPAPGIEIRHLDSGGASDIKAIAADASVFTFGDEDYESE, from the exons ATGGATCCTGACCCATCTACTCAACCTCCTGTTGTTGAATCTTCTAACAAAGACTCTCGTAATCTGGAACAACATTCTATGGCTGCGGCCATCCGAAATCATAGTTCGAGTTCGAATTCGGAGACTGAAGGTTTTGGAATTTCTGCATTTTCTCGTTTTACCAGTGGCTTTGGATCGCTGCTTCCTAATACCGAGGAGAGTAGTCAAGGCAACACAACATCTACGCAAAGTGGTGTTTTTGAATCATTCACTAAAGGTTTGGTTGATTCGTCTCGAAATGCTGTGAAGGCCATGCAGGTCAAGGCGCGCCATGTTGTTTCTCAAAATAAACGGAGATACCAG GAGGGAGGATTCGATTTGGATATGGCTTATGTCACTGAGAACATAATTGCTATGGGTTTTCCTGCTGGTGATATAAGCTCTGGACTTTTTGGATTCTTTGAG GGATTCTATCGAAATCACATGGAAGAAGTGATAAAGTTTTTTGAGACCCATCATAAG GGAAAGTACAAGGTATACAATCTTTGTTCAGAGAGATTGTATGATGCATCACGATTTGGAGGAAAG GTAGCGTGCTTCCCATTTGATGACCATAATTGCCCTCCTCTTCAACTAATAACATCATTTTGTCAAAGTGCATACTCCTGGTTGAAAGAAGACATTCAAAATGTGGTGGTTGTTCATTGTAAAGCTGGAATGGGCAGGACAGGTTTAATGATATGTAGCCTTCTCCTTTTCCTTAAG TTCTTCCCAACTGCTGAGGAGGCCATTGAATACTTCAACCAGAAAAGATGTGTGGATGGGAAGGCTCTAGTTCTTCCAAGTCAGATT AGGTATGTCAAATACTTCGAGCGGATCTTAACATATTTCAATGGAGAAAATCAGCCCGAACGAAG GTGCATGCTTAGGGGATTCCGGCTTCACCAATGTCCGTATTGGATAAGGCCCTCTATTACTATCTCTAACAACAGTG GGATTCTGTTCTCAACCAGAAACCATCCAAAAACCAAGGATTTAATG CCAGAAGATTTCTGGATCCGTGCACCTAAGAAAAAGATGGTAGTTTTTGCTCTACCAATGGAGCTAGGTCTAACAGAGCTGGCCGGGGACTTTAAGATCCATTTTCATGATCGCCAAGGAGATTTCTACTG TTGGTTAAATACTACGATGACAGAgaatagaaaaattttaaatggctCTGATCTTGATGGTTTTGACAAG AGAAAACTGCCTTCTCCAGGTTTCCAGGTTGAAGTTGTGATGGTAGACTATGATGGAACTTTACCTGCAAGGTCTGAAGTTGATTCGGCCTGCAAGGGATCTGATGTTACTAGCTCAGGTCATGTTGCAGCCACAGATGGTGGAGTTGCAGGCCATTCCAACAGAAGTGACATAGCTGAGAATGATGATGTATTCTCAGACAGTGAGGGAGAGGAAACTGGGGTTTCAAAGAGCAAGCAAGCTCAAGCTGCTTCTGGAATTGGACTTGCTCATCCCGATCATGCATCTAACACCACAACAGAACAAATGAGGAACTTAACACAAGCAGCTGAGCAACTGTCACTCAGAAGTCATGAACCTTCACAGATAAATGCTTCTAAGGAACCAACTGCCGGCGGGGCTGGGAACCCTGCCCCTGGCATCGAGATCCGTCACCTGGACTCTGGAGGAGCCAGTGACATCAAAGCAATTGCTGCTGATGCATCTGTTTTCACTTTCGGAGATGAAGACTATGAAAGTGAGTGA
- the LOC133672386 gene encoding small RNA degrading nuclease 3-like isoform X1 — translation MDKNLLANRVAAASDKVLAEVVKLTQKQGRRGSQGSWKQFLNVYEKKFGSGFSDPARRSRDSLVAFLQTFTDEDGLKFVDNVLRSLSNCEMLKETMKESLENESPEQRLVRSTLEHPLYLSKYALPSYEKQGWAVTKVRKKPKLLRYNKMLAVDCEMVLCKDGTDALVRVCVVDADLKVKLDELVNPCKPVEDYRTEITGVTAEVLDGASCSFADIQISMKKLLSRGTILVGHSLYNDLQALKIDHARVIDTSFIFKSSDGRSPSLNNLCKSVLGYELRKAGDPHNCLDDACAAMKLVLAKIERGVDNYIPLIQPDVKDASYNVPEIEMAKLLLHKIPVTVPREKLRRLFPANYTIEIKTHKVIQGVGYSVLAIFKNPEEACQAFENLIGSLEKDTSGRPQKLVALQLDTGGSAGIRVRKMTHDSHVSQKKRSFEGEDSSDPKKPKIDQCEDHVKEIERLKQELKKQELNQCDDHLKEIERLKQEIKTKDFEITAQDKIITELKRKLEEMKKKKNKER, via the exons ATGGACAAAAACCTCCTCGCCAACAGAGTAGCCGCCGCGTCGGATAAG GTGCTTGCTGAAGTGGTGAAGTTAACTCAAAAGCAAGGAAGGAGAGGTAGTCAAGGAAGCTGGAAGCAGTTTTTAAATGTTTATGAGAAGAAGTTTGGGTCTGGCTTTAGTGATCCGGCGAGAAGGTCACGCGATTCACTCGTTGCGTTTCTTCAAACTTTTACTGATGAGGATGGCCTGAAG TTTGTTGATAATGTGCTTCGGTCGCTTTCGAATTGTGAGATGTTGAAAGAAACTATGAAAGAATCTCTGGAAAATGAATCACCTGAACAG AGGCTGGTTCGTTCAACTCTTGAACATCCACTTTACCTGTCAAAGTATGCACTTCCATCGTATGAGAAG CAGGGATGGGCAGTAACGAAGGTCCGGAAAAAGCCCAAGCTGCTAAGATATAATAAAATGCTTGCTGTTGATTGTGAGATGGTTCTCTGTAAAGATGGTACCGATGCTTTAGTGAGGGTGTGTGTGGTGGATGCGGATTTAAAG GTAAAACTTGATGAATTAGTGAATCCATGCAAACCAGTTGAAGATTATAGAACTGAGATTACTGGAGTTACTGCTGAAGTTTTGGATGGAGCGTCTTGTTCATTTGCAGATATACAG ATATCCATGAAGAAGTTATTATCGAGGGGAACTATTTTAGTGGGCCATAGTTTATATAATGACCTACAAG CACTAAAGATAGACCATGCAAGAGTGATTGATACgtcatttattttcaaaagttcagATGGACGTTCACCTTCCTTAAATAATTTgtgtaag TCTGTGCTGGGCTATGAACTTCGCAAAGCAGGTGATCCACACAACTGCTTAGATGATGCATGTGCTGCAATGAAACTTGTTCTTGCTAAGATCGAGCGTGGAGTTGATAATTACATTCCATTGATTCAACCAGATGTGAAAGATGCAAGTTACAAT GTTCCAGAAATAGAAATGGCAAAGCTACTTCTCCACAAAATACCAGTTACTGTCCCTCGAGAAAAATTACGTAGACTGTTCCCTGCAAACTATACAATTGAAATCAAG ACACATAAGGTGATTCAGGGAGTGGGATATTCTGTGCTTGCCATCTTTAAGAATCCAGAAGAGGCATGCCAAGCATTTGAAAATTTGATTGGCAGCCTAGAAAAG GACACGTCTGGCCGGCCACAAAAACTAGTAGCACTTCAACTTGACACAGGAGGATCTGCTGGCATACGGGTTCGCAAAATGACACATGATAGCCATGTTTCACAGAAAAAGAGATCTTTTGAGGGTGAGGATTCAAGCGATCCCAAGAAACCAAAGATAGACCAGTGTGAGGATCACGTGAAAGAGATTGAAAGATTGAAGCAAGAACTGAAGAAACAGGAGTTAAATCAGTGTGATGACCACTTGAAAGAGATTGAAAGACTGaagcaagaaataaaaacaaaggatTTTGAAATCACCGCCCAGGATAAGATCATAACCGAACTGAAAAGGAAATTggaagaaatgaaaaagaaaaagaacaaggaACGCTAA